AATAGTCAGTAAAACATTCAGGCAAATTATGGAATCGCGTTTTTTTATTGCTCCGGAACAGCTGGAAGCGTTTGAGGCGGCGGCACGCAGTGGCTCGTTTTCAGCGGCTGCACGGTCACTGGGTAAGGCGCAGTCCACGGTTTCCGGTCTGATCAGCAACCTTGAAATTGATACCGGCCTGACACTTTTCGATCGCTCAGGCCGCGAGCCTAAACTCACCGCACAGGGTCGATCCCTGCTGCACGATGCACGCTCGCTCCTGAACTCTTACTCCCGCTTCGAAGCCAAGAGCCGCAGCCTGAATGCTGGGCTGGAAGAGTCGCTGACCATCGCGATCGATGAGTCTTCTATCGATCTGAAGGCACTGACAGAAAGCCTGCAAGCCTTCTATTCCAAGTTTGGTACCGTTACCGTTACCCTCCTACATGCGTCTGGCGATAGTGCAGCAAAACTAGTACGCGAGGGCAAAGCCGATATCGGGATCGTTTTAAGCCAGAGCGACTACCCGGAGGACTTTGATTTCCGCGGTGTCGGCAATTGCTCGTTTGTGATGGTGGCAGGCAAAAACCACCCGCTCACCGCGCTGGATACGGTGGGCGTGCAGGACCTGCACAATCACCTGCATCTGCGCATCAGCGCCAGTAGCGATCCGGCTTCTATGCCGGAAAACGATCTGAGTGATCGCATCTGGTACCTGGAGAGCTACTCTCTGTTTATGACCATGCTCACCGCCGGCTTGGGCTGGGCGTTTACGCCCTTGCACATTGCGCGACCACATATCGAGCGCGGTGCAATCACGGTACTGAATACCAACTTTCAACTGACCCCTTACCCCTACTGCACAGACCTGATCTGGTCGCGCAGAAAAACTCTGGGACCTGCGGGGAAAAAACTGATTGATGAAGTATCGCGCGTACTCTCCGCAGAAAAGGTTGTGACAGAGCCCGCATGACGGGCTCTTTGGTGCACCGCAGATCAGGCGATCAGCTTTCGGGGGCTCGGTAGCAGCCCTTCTCTGCGCAGATCGTGGTAGGCGTGCTCGATCGCTGCGCCCAACTGCTCCACCACAAAGTCCACTTCAGCGCGACTCATG
The nucleotide sequence above comes from Microbulbifer salipaludis. Encoded proteins:
- a CDS encoding LysR family transcriptional regulator, coding for MESRFFIAPEQLEAFEAAARSGSFSAAARSLGKAQSTVSGLISNLEIDTGLTLFDRSGREPKLTAQGRSLLHDARSLLNSYSRFEAKSRSLNAGLEESLTIAIDESSIDLKALTESLQAFYSKFGTVTVTLLHASGDSAAKLVREGKADIGIVLSQSDYPEDFDFRGVGNCSFVMVAGKNHPLTALDTVGVQDLHNHLHLRISASSDPASMPENDLSDRIWYLESYSLFMTMLTAGLGWAFTPLHIARPHIERGAITVLNTNFQLTPYPYCTDLIWSRRKTLGPAGKKLIDEVSRVLSAEKVVTEPA